TGGCGGCCTCCGCGCTGCCGCTGGAGTCGCCGCCGTCGGAGAGCAGCACGATCGTCGCCGAGCCCCAGTAGCCGAGTTCGGGCAGGGCGCCGCTCTCGGGGAGGGTCACGGTCTTGCCGGTGATGGCGCTGAGCGAGCCGAGGATCGCCGAGGACAGGGACGTCCCGCCGGAGAGCCGCAGGGCCTGGACCGCGGCCTTGGACGCCGCCCGGTCGGCCGTCGGCAGCGAGGTCGTGAGCGCACCCTGGTCGAAGCCGACCACGCCGATGTCCACGGTGTCGGGCTGCGCGTCGATGAAGGCGTCCGCCGCCTGCTGCGCGGCCGCCAGCCGGCTCGGGGCCACGTCGGTGGCCCCCATGCTGCTCGACACGTCCATCGCCAGCACGACCGTGCCCGCGCTCCGACCGACCGGCAGCGCGGCGGCCGGTCCGGCCCAGGCGACGGCCAGGAGGAGGACGCCGCCCAGGCTCAGCCAGAGGGCGAGCGGCACCCCGGCGCGGCCCGGAGTGGCGATGCCCGCCGCCGCCAGCGCCGCGGAACGTCGCCGCGTGAGCCGGACGGCGACGACGACCAGCGCGCCGGCCACGAGCAGGCCGAGGACGAGCAGGACGGGGTGCGCGAGGCTCACCGGACGCCACCACGTACGGGCCCCCGGGTCTGCGCGACCACGTCGACGAGCGTCGTCATCAGGTCGTGGGCGGTGTCGACACGGTGCAGCGGCACGCCCGCGCGCCGCATGCCGGCGCCCAGCCCGGCCTCGCGCTCGTCGACGCCCTCGCGGAACCGCGCGCGGAACCAGGGGTCGCCGGAGTCGATCAGCACCTGCTCGCCGGTCTCGGCGTCCTCGACCACGACGAGCCCGACCTCGGGCAGGGCGTCGTCGGCCGCGTCGACGACCCGCAGGGCGACGACCTCGTTGCGGTGGGCGAGCTGCATCAGGGGACGTTCCCAGTCGCCGGTGCCGATGAAGTCCGAGACCACGACGACGAGGTTCCGTCGGGCGAGGCCCGCGACCGCGCTCAGCATCGCGGCGAGGTCGGTGGTCCGGCCCGGGGGCGTCGACCCGGCGTCCGGCGACGTCCGGGTCAGCTCGTGGCCGATGCGCAACGCCTGGCGGCGGCCGGTCCCCGGCGGGACGATGCGCGCGGCACCCGCGCCGTAGAGCACCGCGCCGACCCGGTTGCCGCTGCGGCCCAGCAGGCGGGCCAGCACGAGCGCGAGCTCGCCGAGCACGTCCTGCTTGCCCCGGCCGGGGCCGCCGACGCTCATCGACGCAGAACGGTCCAGTACCAGCCACGAGGTCAGCTCGCGGTCCTCGCTGAACTCGCGCACCTGCGGCTCGTCGAGCCGGGCGGTCACGTTCCAGTCGATGTGGCGGGCGTCGTCGCCCTCGACGTAGGCCCGCAGCCCGGCGAAGTCGAGGCCGCTCCCCCGCCGCGCGGTCCGGTAGGCGCCCTGGACGCGCCCGTCGAGCTGCCGCACGACCCGCCACTCGAGGCGGTGCAGCAGCGCGTCGGCGCGCGTGGTGGGGGGCGGCATGGCCGGGGTCGCGTCCGTCAGCCCTGGAGGACGACGTCGGGCGAGGGCACGGCGCGCAGGACGCGGACGAGGACGGTGTCCGCGTCGAGCCCGTCGGCCAGCGCCTCGTACGAGAGCACGACCCGGTGGCGCAGCACGTCCAGCGCGAGCTCGTCGACGTCGTGCGGGAGGACGTAGTCGCGCCCGCGCAGGAAGGCCAGGGCCCGTCCGCCCAGGACGAGCGCGATCGTCGCGCGCGGGCTGGCCCCGTACGTGACGTACCGGTCGAGGTCCCCCAGGCCCACCGAGGCGGGCGAGCGCGTGGCGGCGACGAGGCGTACGGCGTAGTCGACGATCGCCGGGTCGACGTAGACCTGGTCGACCTGGCCCCGCATGGCCACGAGGTCCTCGGGGCTCAGCATCACCTGCAGCGCGGGGCTCGGCACCAGCGCGCGGTCGACGATCGCGTGCTCCTCGTGCGGGCTCGGGTAGCCGACGACGACCTTCATCATGAAGCGGTCGACCTGCGCCTCGGGGAGCGGATAGGTGCCGTCGGACTCGATCGGGTTCTGGGTGGCCATGACCAGGAACGGCTCCGGCACCCGGAACGTCTCGCGC
This DNA window, taken from Microlunatus antarcticus, encodes the following:
- a CDS encoding VWA domain-containing protein; its protein translation is MSLAHPVLLVLGLLVAGALVVVAVRLTRRRSAALAAAGIATPGRAGVPLALWLSLGGVLLLAVAWAGPAAALPVGRSAGTVVLAMDVSSSMGATDVAPSRLAAAQQAADAFIDAQPDTVDIGVVGFDQGALTTSLPTADRAASKAAVQALRLSGGTSLSSAILGSLSAITGKTVTLPESGALPELGYWGSATIVLLSDGGDSSGSAEAATTAATLAQNAGVHLETVGVGTASGANVEVDGFQLHTALDTDRLTQLAQTTGGAYHPASDAAQLDDVASGIDLRLTVAEQDVPLAGGVTALALALLVAGAVLTALRTGRLV
- a CDS encoding DUF58 domain-containing protein, with the protein product MPPPTTRADALLHRLEWRVVRQLDGRVQGAYRTARRGSGLDFAGLRAYVEGDDARHIDWNVTARLDEPQVREFSEDRELTSWLVLDRSASMSVGGPGRGKQDVLGELALVLARLLGRSGNRVGAVLYGAGAARIVPPGTGRRQALRIGHELTRTSPDAGSTPPGRTTDLAAMLSAVAGLARRNLVVVVSDFIGTGDWERPLMQLAHRNEVVALRVVDAADDALPEVGLVVVEDAETGEQVLIDSGDPWFRARFREGVDEREAGLGAGMRRAGVPLHRVDTAHDLMTTLVDVVAQTRGPVRGGVR
- a CDS encoding AAA family ATPase gives rise to the protein MSPDPSGASPGNDPWSRASVEQAQQTQAARQASAADTNNAVANPLEQVLFEVKRTIVGQDVLLERMAVAMLAGGHLLVEGVPGLAKTLAVKSLAGAIGGQFQRIQFTPDLVPADLVGTRVYHQRTGEFEVSLGPVFANLLLADEINRAPAKVQSALLEVMQERQVTIGRETFRVPEPFLVMATQNPIESDGTYPLPEAQVDRFMMKVVVGYPSPHEEHAIVDRALVPSPALQVMLSPEDLVAMRGQVDQVYVDPAIVDYAVRLVAATRSPASVGLGDLDRYVTYGASPRATIALVLGGRALAFLRGRDYVLPHDVDELALDVLRHRVVLSYEALADGLDADTVLVRVLRAVPSPDVVLQG